A genome region from Carya illinoinensis cultivar Pawnee chromosome 2, C.illinoinensisPawnee_v1, whole genome shotgun sequence includes the following:
- the LOC122300432 gene encoding 40S ribosomal protein S21-2-like — translation MQNEEGVITELYIPRKCSATNRLITSKDHASVQINVGHLDENGVYNGHFSTFALCGFVRAQGDADSALDRLWQKKKVEARQQ, via the exons ATGCAGAACGAAGAGGGAGTTATTACCGAGCTTTACATTCCCAGGAAATG TTCGGCTACAAACAGATTGATTACATCAAAGGACCATGCTTCCGTTCAGATCAACGTTGGGCATTTGGATGAGAATGGCGTGTACAATGGCCATTTCTCCACCTTTGCTCTGTGTGGATTCGTTCGTGCTCAG ggAGATGCTGACAGTGCGCTGGATCGTCTCTGGCAGAAAAAGAAAGTCGAAGCTCGACAACAGTAG
- the LOC122300433 gene encoding probable protein phosphatase 2C 40: MWGETRDKPEGELNVSFGYQCNVNRGRSLEISKGYEILPKIQKTSSFSCLSGAALSANATLANTNICNGLLGAEILPSLDSPNSFHKVSSSPALSRLDLLSSSLQSTMSNLSCSPSPPSDHESYLLKPKSAPSTSEGFLNAMEVQVAGGAAGEDRVQAVCSEENGWLFCAIYDGFNGRDAADFLAGTLYETVIVYFNLIGCESKHDLSRASNSLYLDESFQYTLGNSNTIPQEKLPSITHSDKDSCFDSINKHGSSTKIELASDSFQQGVLDSLLRALNQAENDFLYMVEQEMVNRPDLVSVGSCVLVVLLHGNDLYTLNLGDSRAVLATNSEGDDTEGNEKLKAVQLTDSHTVDNEVEKNQLLFDHPDDPMTIVAERVKGKLRVTRAFGVGYLKKKILNDALMGILRVRNLISPPYVSTQPSLNVHTISKSDRFVILGSDGLFDFLSNDEAVKLVHSFILSNPSGDPAKFLLEQLVERAANSAGFSMEELMNIPAGSRRKYHDDVTVIVIILGTNQRTTKASTCT, translated from the exons ATGTGGGGAGAAACTAGGGATAAACCCGAAGGAGAACTTAATGTAAGTTTTGGctatcaatgcaatgtcaacAGAGGTAGATCTTTGGAGATTTCCAAAGGATATGAAATCCTACCTAAAATCCAAAAGACCAGCAGCTTCTCCTGCTTGTCTGGTGCTGCATTGAGTGCTAATGCCACACTGGCAAACACAAATATTTGCAATGGTTTGTTAGGAGCAGAAATACTTCCTAGTTTGGACTCCCCTAATTCCTTTCATAAGGTTTCCTCTTCGCCAGCCCTTTCAAGGTTGGACTTATTATCATCTTCTCTTCAGAGCACCATGTCAAACTTAAGTTGCAGTCCTTCCCCTCCGAGTGATCATGAATCTTATTTGTTGAAACCTAAGAGTGCTCCTTCAACAAGTGAAGGTTTTCTTAATGCTATGGAAGTACAGGTGGCAGGTGGGGCTGCTGGTGAAGACAGGGTTCAGGCTGTTTGTTCTGAAGAAAATGGGTGGCTCTTTTGTGCAATCTATGATGGCTTTAATGGAAGAGATGCAGCTGATTTTCTGGCTGGGACATTGTATGAGACTGTCATAGTTTACTTTAATTTAATAGGCTGTGAATCAAAGCATGATTTATCAAGAGCTTCTAACAGTTTGTATTTGGATGAGTCTTTCCAATATACTTTAGGCAACAGTAATACTATTCCTCAGGAAAAGCTTCCATCAATAACTCATAGTGACAAAGATTCATGCTTTGACTCCATCAACAAGCATGGCTCATCTACTAAAATAGAATTGGCATCTGACTCGTTTCAGCAAGGGGTACTTGATAGCCTCCTACGTGCTCTTAATCAGGCTGAGAATGACTTTTTATACATGGTTGAGCAGGAAATGGTGAACCGTCCTGATTTGGTTTCTGTAGGATCTTGTGTTTTAGTTGTTCTTCTTCATGGGAACGATTTGTATACACTAAATTTAGGCGACAGCAGAGCTGTGTTGGCAACAAATAGTGAAGGAGATGACACAGAGGGGAATGAGAAACTGAAAGCTGTCCAGCTCACTGACAGTCATACTGTTGACAATGAAGTAGAAAAAAATCAACTCCTGTTTGACCATCCTGATGACCCAATGACCATTGTAGCTGAAAGAGTGAAGGGAAAACTGAGGGTCACTCGTGCTTTTGGAGTTGGTTACTTGAAAAAG AAAATACTGAACGATGCACTAATGGGTATTCTTCGAGTTCGGAACCTTATAAGCCCTCCATATGTATCAACTCAACCATCACTGAATGTGCATACCATTTCAAAATCCGATCGCTTTGTTATACTTGGGAGTGATGGCTTGTTTGACTTCTTAAGCAATGATGAGGCAGTAAAACTTGTCCATTCTTTTATCTTGAGCAATCCATCTGGTGATCCAGCAAAGTTTCTGTTGGAGCAGCTTGTTGAGAGGGCAGCCAACTCTGCAG GTTTCAGCATGGAAGAATTAATGAATATTCCAGCTGGTAGTAGAAGGAAATATCACGATGATGTAACTGTAATTGTGATCATCCTCGGAACAAACCAGCGCACCACAAAGGCATCGACTTGCACATAA